In one window of Clavelina lepadiformis chromosome 4, kaClaLepa1.1, whole genome shotgun sequence DNA:
- the LOC143452058 gene encoding protein-glutamine gamma-glutamyltransferase E-like isoform X2, with protein MSRWWKSESSEKEDVVEYLDEHPIFLSDYIDRNPHLLDNYVVNNVDEATVSNWLEKVQKPPPTEVLQTLRIDYLKEKNCTQHHTDKYMHKDLVIRRADYFALDLCFKNRTYRPAKDKILLEFAVGNSKGAQGTLFRIPVKDSLQGSQWSCMIVNENETAKKITVQVNVPPDAIIGRYKLTVEVTSILADGPKTERKAKPDVIVICNPFKPADVCFMEKETERNEYVLSDTGIIYFGQYYRIGGKKWLFGQFEEGILDIALKLLREDSRVKKNPVKSLKQRSSPAYCSRILSAMVNCVDDKGVLYGRWDGEYSDGVRPTTWNGSVKILKQWNETKMQPVKYGQCWVFSGILTTVLRALGIPARSVTNFQSAHDVEFNMTIDKFVDENGDEADFETGDSIWNFHVWNEGYFRRPDLPKGYDGWQAVDATPQEESSGIYQCGPAPVKAIKNGEIFIGSDTNFLFGEVNADRLTWKINQDQEVEALIKREMRHVGRAISTKAVGTNEREDLTEHYKYPEDSVEERAAFDRAYAHAKKTWYHEKLDTIEKEEDIKINIKSVGDVVNGKTVTVVIEVKNDTTVDKTAAMSIVLKTMLHNDQQKAFLKRIKYEKQIKAGKAETQSIELPFSEYGRHLVDNAVIRVVTTARVKETDNFYVNSFDVQVESPDCIAIECDDQLKRSSYNNVKVTIKNPLPVTLTKAVFSLDGSGFSGKEIKIKDPIPPKESYTYTAEVYVYRSGTVTLMVDFDAVEIMNIKAEKDVTVVE; from the exons TGGAGAAGGTTCAAAAACCACCCCCAA CCGAAGTCTTGCAGACACTGCGTATTGATTACTTGAAAGAGAAGAATTGTACACAACATCACACAGATAAGTACATGCACAAGGACTTAGTTATCAGAAGAGCTGATTACTTTGCCCTGGATTTGTGTTTCAAGAACCGGACTTATCGCCCagcaaaagataaaatattattGGAATTTGCTGTTG GGAATTCCAAAGGAGCCCAAGGCACACTGTTTCGTATCCCTGTGAAGGATTCATTGCAGGGGAGCCAGTGGAGCTGCATGAttgtaaatgaaaatgaaacagCAAAGAAGATTACTGTACAGGTAAATGTGCCCCCGGACGCGATCATTGGACGATACAAGCTGACAGTTGAAGTGACCAGTATTCTTGCTGATGGACCCAAAACTGAAAGGAAAGCCAAACCTGATGTGATTGTCATTTGCAATCCATTCAAGCCTG CCGATGTTTGCTTTATGGAAAAAGAAACGGAGCGAAACGAATACGTGCTCAGCGATACGGGAATCATCTACTTTGGCCAATATTATAGAATTGGAGGAAAGAAATGGCTGTTTGGACAATTCGAGGAAGGTATATTGGACATAGCTCTCAAACTTCTGCGAGAAGACTCCCGAGTCAAAAAGAATCCTGTCAAGAGCTTGAAACAACGATCTTCTCCTGCATATTGCAGCCGGATTCTCTCTGCTATG GTCAATTGTGTAGATGACAAAGGTGTTTTGTATGGTCGCTGGGACGGGGAATACTCGGACGGTGTTCGACCAACCACCTGGAACGGGAGTGTAAAGATCCTGAAACAATGGAATGAAACGAAAATGCAGCCTGTGAAGTACGGACAGTGTTGGGTGTTTTCTGGGATCCTTACAACAG tTTTGAGGGCACTGGGCATTCCAGCGCGTAGTGTGACCAATTTTCAGTCTGCTCATGATGTTGAATTTAACATGACAATCGACAAATTTGTCGATGAAAATGGTGATGAAGCCGATTTTGAAACTGGAGATTCTATCTGGAACTTTCATGTATGGAACGAAGGTTACTTCAGACGACCTGATCTGCCGAAAG GATATGATGGCTGGCAGGCAGTGGACGCAACTCCACAAGAAGAAAGCAGTGGAATCTACCAGTGCGGACCAGCACCAGTAAAGGCAATCAAGAATGGTGAAATCTTTATTGGATCGGACACCAACTTCCTCTTTGGAGAG GTAAATGCCGATCGACTCACGTGGAAAATTAACCAAGACCAGGAAGTTGAAGCGCTCATCAAACGAGAAATGCGCCATGTCGGTAGAGCAATCAGCACTAAAGCCGTTGGGACCAATGAAAGGGAAGACTTGACAGAGCACTATAAATACCCCGAAG ACTCGGTGGAAGAAAGAGCGGCATTCGATCGGGCGTACGCTCATGCAAAAAAGACATGGTATCATGAGAAACTggatacgattgaaaaagaagAGGACATCAAAATCAACATTAAATCAGTCGGCGACGTTGTTAATGGAAAGACGGTGACCGTAGTTATTGAG GTGAAAAATGACACAACTGTTGACAAGACTGCTGCTATGTCCATTGTACTGAAAACCATGTTGCACAACGATCAACAAAAGGCTTTTTTGAAACGGATAAAATacgaaaaacaaatcaaagcCGGAAAAG CCGAAACACAGAGTATAGAATTGCCGTTTAGTGAGTATGGGCGCCACTTGGTGGACAACGCTGTGATTCGCGTCGTCACCACCGCGCGTGTGAAAGAAACGGATAATTTCTATGTCAATTCCTTTGATGTTCAAGTGGAGAGCCCTGATTGTATTGCAATTGAG TGCGACGACCAACTCAAGCGCAGCTCGTACAACAACGTAAAGGTTACGATCAAGAACCCTCTTCCTGTAACTTTGACAAAAGCTGTTTTCAGTTTGGATGGTTCTGGTTTTTCaggaaaagaaattaaaataaa GGACCCCATACCTCCCAAGGAATCTTACACATATACCGCCGAGGTCTACGTATACAGAAGCGGCACTGTGACCTTGATGGTCGATTTTGATGCGGTGGAAATCATGAACATCAAAGCTGAAAAAGACGTCACAGTAGTTGAGTAA
- the LOC143452058 gene encoding protein-glutamine gamma-glutamyltransferase E-like isoform X1, with amino-acid sequence MGNTAAKQEESSEKEDVVEYLDEHPIFLSDYIDRNPHLLDNYVVNNVDEATVSNWLEKVQKPPPTEVLQTLRIDYLKEKNCTQHHTDKYMHKDLVIRRADYFALDLCFKNRTYRPAKDKILLEFAVGNSKGAQGTLFRIPVKDSLQGSQWSCMIVNENETAKKITVQVNVPPDAIIGRYKLTVEVTSILADGPKTERKAKPDVIVICNPFKPADVCFMEKETERNEYVLSDTGIIYFGQYYRIGGKKWLFGQFEEGILDIALKLLREDSRVKKNPVKSLKQRSSPAYCSRILSAMVNCVDDKGVLYGRWDGEYSDGVRPTTWNGSVKILKQWNETKMQPVKYGQCWVFSGILTTVLRALGIPARSVTNFQSAHDVEFNMTIDKFVDENGDEADFETGDSIWNFHVWNEGYFRRPDLPKGYDGWQAVDATPQEESSGIYQCGPAPVKAIKNGEIFIGSDTNFLFGEVNADRLTWKINQDQEVEALIKREMRHVGRAISTKAVGTNEREDLTEHYKYPEDSVEERAAFDRAYAHAKKTWYHEKLDTIEKEEDIKINIKSVGDVVNGKTVTVVIEVKNDTTVDKTAAMSIVLKTMLHNDQQKAFLKRIKYEKQIKAGKAETQSIELPFSEYGRHLVDNAVIRVVTTARVKETDNFYVNSFDVQVESPDCIAIECDDQLKRSSYNNVKVTIKNPLPVTLTKAVFSLDGSGFSGKEIKIKDPIPPKESYTYTAEVYVYRSGTVTLMVDFDAVEIMNIKAEKDVTVVE; translated from the exons TGGAGAAGGTTCAAAAACCACCCCCAA CCGAAGTCTTGCAGACACTGCGTATTGATTACTTGAAAGAGAAGAATTGTACACAACATCACACAGATAAGTACATGCACAAGGACTTAGTTATCAGAAGAGCTGATTACTTTGCCCTGGATTTGTGTTTCAAGAACCGGACTTATCGCCCagcaaaagataaaatattattGGAATTTGCTGTTG GGAATTCCAAAGGAGCCCAAGGCACACTGTTTCGTATCCCTGTGAAGGATTCATTGCAGGGGAGCCAGTGGAGCTGCATGAttgtaaatgaaaatgaaacagCAAAGAAGATTACTGTACAGGTAAATGTGCCCCCGGACGCGATCATTGGACGATACAAGCTGACAGTTGAAGTGACCAGTATTCTTGCTGATGGACCCAAAACTGAAAGGAAAGCCAAACCTGATGTGATTGTCATTTGCAATCCATTCAAGCCTG CCGATGTTTGCTTTATGGAAAAAGAAACGGAGCGAAACGAATACGTGCTCAGCGATACGGGAATCATCTACTTTGGCCAATATTATAGAATTGGAGGAAAGAAATGGCTGTTTGGACAATTCGAGGAAGGTATATTGGACATAGCTCTCAAACTTCTGCGAGAAGACTCCCGAGTCAAAAAGAATCCTGTCAAGAGCTTGAAACAACGATCTTCTCCTGCATATTGCAGCCGGATTCTCTCTGCTATG GTCAATTGTGTAGATGACAAAGGTGTTTTGTATGGTCGCTGGGACGGGGAATACTCGGACGGTGTTCGACCAACCACCTGGAACGGGAGTGTAAAGATCCTGAAACAATGGAATGAAACGAAAATGCAGCCTGTGAAGTACGGACAGTGTTGGGTGTTTTCTGGGATCCTTACAACAG tTTTGAGGGCACTGGGCATTCCAGCGCGTAGTGTGACCAATTTTCAGTCTGCTCATGATGTTGAATTTAACATGACAATCGACAAATTTGTCGATGAAAATGGTGATGAAGCCGATTTTGAAACTGGAGATTCTATCTGGAACTTTCATGTATGGAACGAAGGTTACTTCAGACGACCTGATCTGCCGAAAG GATATGATGGCTGGCAGGCAGTGGACGCAACTCCACAAGAAGAAAGCAGTGGAATCTACCAGTGCGGACCAGCACCAGTAAAGGCAATCAAGAATGGTGAAATCTTTATTGGATCGGACACCAACTTCCTCTTTGGAGAG GTAAATGCCGATCGACTCACGTGGAAAATTAACCAAGACCAGGAAGTTGAAGCGCTCATCAAACGAGAAATGCGCCATGTCGGTAGAGCAATCAGCACTAAAGCCGTTGGGACCAATGAAAGGGAAGACTTGACAGAGCACTATAAATACCCCGAAG ACTCGGTGGAAGAAAGAGCGGCATTCGATCGGGCGTACGCTCATGCAAAAAAGACATGGTATCATGAGAAACTggatacgattgaaaaagaagAGGACATCAAAATCAACATTAAATCAGTCGGCGACGTTGTTAATGGAAAGACGGTGACCGTAGTTATTGAG GTGAAAAATGACACAACTGTTGACAAGACTGCTGCTATGTCCATTGTACTGAAAACCATGTTGCACAACGATCAACAAAAGGCTTTTTTGAAACGGATAAAATacgaaaaacaaatcaaagcCGGAAAAG CCGAAACACAGAGTATAGAATTGCCGTTTAGTGAGTATGGGCGCCACTTGGTGGACAACGCTGTGATTCGCGTCGTCACCACCGCGCGTGTGAAAGAAACGGATAATTTCTATGTCAATTCCTTTGATGTTCAAGTGGAGAGCCCTGATTGTATTGCAATTGAG TGCGACGACCAACTCAAGCGCAGCTCGTACAACAACGTAAAGGTTACGATCAAGAACCCTCTTCCTGTAACTTTGACAAAAGCTGTTTTCAGTTTGGATGGTTCTGGTTTTTCaggaaaagaaattaaaataaa GGACCCCATACCTCCCAAGGAATCTTACACATATACCGCCGAGGTCTACGTATACAGAAGCGGCACTGTGACCTTGATGGTCGATTTTGATGCGGTGGAAATCATGAACATCAAAGCTGAAAAAGACGTCACAGTAGTTGAGTAA